From the genome of Miscanthus floridulus cultivar M001 chromosome 10, ASM1932011v1, whole genome shotgun sequence, one region includes:
- the LOC136488146 gene encoding uncharacterized protein, with product MVNEGSWKHKGYALIFIRYDGFSKLSNMIIMNLPVWTRIYDIPVGMMTNFFVRALDNKMGLVLEIGESIKDFKRVKINFPLVDPLKKSIPIKVKSCGVMEFVVKYEAAPLFCFNCGHIGHAMRECTKEDIEDSAKFGQE from the coding sequence ATGGTGAATGAAGGGTCGTGGAAACACAAGGGGTACGCCCTCATCTTCATAAGGTATGATGGCTTTTCGAAGCTATCAAACATGATCATCATGAATCTCCCGGTGTGGACTCGTATCTATGACATCCCGGTGGGCATGATGACCAACTTCTTTGTTCGGGCGCTTGACAATAAGATGGGACTGGTCCTGGAGATTGGGGAATCCATCAAAGACTTCAAGAGAGTGAAGATCAATTTTCCCCTGGTCGATCCACTGAAAAAGAGCATTCCGATTAAGGTGAAGAGTTGTGGTGTCATGGAGTTTGTGGTCAAGTATGAAGCAGCCCCTTTGTTTTGCTTCAATTGTGGCCACATTGGCCATGCGATGAGGGAGTGCACTAAAGAGGACATTGAAGACAGTGCTAAATTTGGGCAGGAGTAG